Sequence from the Penaeus vannamei isolate JL-2024 chromosome 16, ASM4276789v1, whole genome shotgun sequence genome:
aaggtatgtGAAGTagctacaaagaaaagaaaagcttttGAGCACTGTTTAAGTGGCAGTAATGAATGGACTTATATacagagaaatgagaaataaagtgATAAGATGTTGCAAGAGGATATAAAAGAAATGTTATGAAAAGTGTTGAAGTGTTTAAGAAATACATTCATTAGTGTGTATACAACAGACAGGGGAAGTGAATGTGAAAGAAGACTGACATTGAAGTTAAATGGGGAGATgttggaagtgggggggggggggggggggattaagtaCTTTTGGATTTCATGTGTCAGAGAGTTTGAGTTAGGTGGAAAAAGTGAGATATAGAATGGAAGAGGCAGGGGAAAAAACTtggtggagggaagaaaagaattttctctttcttgatctagATAGAAAGGAAATATTGTAGGTTATAGAACCAGCACTTCAGAAAGTAATGATTCATAGTAATCCTAGTCTTAGTCAGCAAAGTTATGaaaaccatcattattacttttcttttcttttgcatgtatctattttctgttcttcctttagGTACTTTCATGTTATTTGTTTACTACTATATTTTACATTATTACTttgaatcatatatatttttgcatggtTTTTAAGTTATAACAAGAAACAAAATTGCTTTAGAAGATTGctgcataaaaatgtatatgattGTCATAAACctatataaaagtaaaaattcTTTTATTAACAGATTACCAAATACCTCACCAGGGAATCCACAGAGACGGGTGTTAGTTCCCAGGTCTGCCACCAGAAAGTCAGGTgctcagaaagaaaaacaggtaaGGGAATAGCCATTTGATGGAATACTGAATTGCATATGGTAGATGTTTTTCcagaattttgtttatttgtgttattacaaGTCTGTAAATCTGTTCCTAAATGATCCATAgacaagcagaaaaaagaagCATAGCAGTATCCTTTTTTTCAGTTATCAGAATTGAAATCTATTGATAGCAGAGAAACATGCAAAGAGGTTAATTGGGAGAAATCAGTGAAAATTGACCAGAAGCAAATAATTTCATCCAGAAGTTGCAAATCCACAGCCAGTGGACTGAGAACTGAAGCCCAAGAAATCaacaagacaaagagaagaaatccCAAAGGTGCTGGGAAGGAGGAACAGGTAAACACTGTGAGATACATGTTTTATTGAATATTAttgcttgttattttctttattacttttattattgttactcttgttattgctgttgccattgttattggtattcatATTATTACATAGGACATTGGTTTATtccatttattccttttattgccATACCCTGTTATAAGTCCCACTATCCTTGGGGTAGAGCTCTTATAAATAAAAGTAGATGAACtcctgttatttatattatcaggGGCTATTAAAAATAATATGAGTATATTTTGATAAATTCCTGTAATTCAGTTTCCGTTCTCTCATACTTCAAATCTCTTTGGATGCTCAGTCTGCAGAGTGAAAAAATTATTTCCTGAATAAGGATGTAGCTAGGGTGTCCCAAAAGTTACGTCAGTATAAGCTGTTTAGTGTAGGGGATGCCTCATATTGTGTAATGAAGGTGTTTCATAAGTACTGTTTAGAATTTAGACTTTTATTAGCTTTAATGGATTCTCTATTGTCACTGTAATACCCAGCAATAGCAGTCAGTGCAAGTCAAGACACATTGTATCTCACTTAAGATTCATACTAGTAAGATGCTACCTAGGCACTGCTGGTTAGCTTGAGTCAAAAGTTCTAACAACAATCAACTTGTCCCTGGGTCCAGGAGTTGGTTTAGGAATTCACACCTTAATGCCAAAGTCCATTAGACCTATATCCCCCCATAGGACTGAAAAGAACTTACCACCCATGTTGTTTTCACTTTGCCAAATGCATAGGCTATCACTCTATGAGGCACACTAGTATtgctatatatttgtttgtcattattcttgtctGTGTCAATGCTGGTATTGCTGTTGatacttttgcttttatttactatttctcTTGGCCCTTGTAATAGTAGCATCGTATATTTGTTTGTCATTAGTCTAGTCTGTGaccatattgttattactgttgttatcattacttttatgtaCAATTACTTTTGTCTCTTGTAGTGCTGATATTGAAGATGCTCACCTCCATTTCTGGGTTCGCCTAAAGATTAGAAAATAGGGATGTTTGGTCCTAAAATCAGAAATGATTGTCAAATCTTTTTTCTTAGGTGGTGTCAACAAATGCCATGAAGCAGGATATGCCAAATGCCTCAGCACATTATAAGAGAGTGGCTGTTGCAGAGTAAGTTTTAACACTGATATTTCTTCCTTTGGTTTTGTCTTGCATTTATTAACTGAATGCCACTGTGAAAATTTTAGTGTTTGCTGTCATGTTTTGTGAAATGTGTCTACCCGTAGTGGCTCCACCAGCAAGGAGTCGATTAGTATACCTCacttgatttcacctttcctttagttttcagggattttttttttctaatgctttcaatatcctaattgttattattttataaacattataattattatgatgtgattaacattactaataacaatataagatgaaaaaaatatatttccaaaaatcagGAAAAATGGGGTGAACAGACAAGACAGGTTATACTAGTGACTAAGTGCTTGTTGAGCCATTTATGTGCAAAGACAGTTGATAAACTAAATTCACAGTGGGTATAGCATGTACTTTGATGCTATTCCCATGGTAGCATCAGGTTAATATAGCAGATTTTAATGTGATTATTCTATCATAATCAGTTTAACCTGATGCCACTAGGGATGGCATGCAAGTACATGCTATGCCCACAGTGAGTGGGTATAGCATGTCTTTACTCATGATCTTCTTAATGTAATATAGATCATAAGTTCTGATGCACTTGTCTTTCACAACCAACAGAGTTCAAAATGCATCAAGAGGACAGATATATCGTCAGTGGCCTACAACTGTAAATTCTCTTAAAGCAACACATCATGTGAAAGAAAAGCAAACCGTAAGAGCTCTAAATGTTTCTATGTTGTTCATGGACCTTTTTAACTCATGCACACCAGGTGGCATATATTCATGCCATGACACAGCCACATGGTGAGTGGTAAGTATCCAGGCCAAGCACAGTCATGCCTGATATGGACTGAACTGTCATTTGCTTATTTGACCTTGAATGCAGTTATTGAGGAGGTACAGTACTCCAATGTAGTTTGAAATTTTCTTTTTAGTCACTTGTTTTAAAATTATACATAGTGCAGTTATATCATACAGTGGGGAAAATAAGTGTCCTATATGTTGTATCATTTGTTCAAATAGCTAACTGTGAGCATATTGTTGAGTTTGGTATAAGTAAAAGCCATCGTTACTGGGTTCATATGTATAACCTATTAGGAACTAGGCTTTCCTTATGTtgcttttatctattatttttttatgatatcctGATTTCAGAGTTATAGTAAATGAGATTTGATAATtttctattaatcttttttttttttatgctagcTGTCTTTAGATGTAATTAGCTTTCACCTTCCGTCTTCATAATATGAACATAGGCCATGTGTGACATTTTGATGGCATGCAATATCTGTGTTTTTATTCACCAACttcaattttgttttgtttttagtctcTGAATACAAGCCTCAAGGCTTTTGAAATTTTAAGAAATGTACTGCAGAAAGGTTTAAAATTATTACCTTTTTACACATACGACAGTTAGCGTATCTTGGGTCATTTAGGCATGAGTGGAGGCATGTACATGCAATGACATACCTCATATTACGAAGACTGCATCTTtgagaatgaaaattataaacacctaagtttatgcttttttttcctGTCATTTCTACTTATTCCAGATTCTCAAGTCTATGAGGGAGCAGTTTAACATGAAACCACCAAAGAATCATCAGGAAGAAGAGTCTGATAAGCTTGGCAGTTACAATGGAAAGATATTTGTAAGATGTTTAGAAGGGCATTCATTGCTCATTCTTTAAGGTCTTGTTCTGTAGCCTCTTAGTAAATAGTAAATTCCTGTcctaatgataaaggaaaatgagGTATATTGTCTGGAtctttatttttaccattgttttACATGCAAATAGTAATAAATTCTTTCTTTTGCAGAAGATTCTAGAGTCCATGAGAGAACAGTTTAATGGAGAAAT
This genomic interval carries:
- the LOC113821173 gene encoding uncharacterized protein isoform X3; protein product: MIASDQLSGRVQKTSAGYSYRRVPVARSPTRRLDALKEKHQMLLESMRKQFNMEVSVDTRETEHLGEESVKIAKKQVTSSRNCKPLSQGQRSEAQDANVTKRETKGSSEIQLDCYVKLIPLRSSPRRSAKSTKKEEEVLATEVVHLDVPNTSPQYKKMADVDQFSKLPNTSPGNPQRRVLVPRSATRKSGAQKEKQLSELKSIDSRETCKEVNWEKSVKIDQKQIISSRSCKSTASGLRTEAQEINKTKRRNPKGAGKEEQVVSTNAMKQDMPNASAHYKRVAVAEVQNASRGQIYRQWPTTVNSLKATHHVKEKQTVRALNVSMLFMDLFNSCTPGGIYSCHDTATW